A section of the Paraburkholderia dioscoreae genome encodes:
- a CDS encoding tyrosine-type recombinase/integrase: MSVLSRPVEPGKRLTAAQFHQLAAVPAEVEWFANLDNPRTRRAYRIDLQDFMGFAGITRPDEFRIVTRAHVLAWRKVLEERALSGATIRRKLAALSSLFEYLCEKNAVETNPVKGAKRPKVESGEGKTSALGDHQARALLDAPDPETLKGKRDRALLSVLLYHGLRREELCLLKVRDIQARRGVLHLRIHGKGNKLRYLPLHPGSAERIHTYLEVAGHGDTPAAPLFQPVRRKTGAGLTADGVYKVVLNYAAKARIQLQGFGVHSLRATAATNALEHEADIAKVQEWLGHANIATTRIYDRRKGRPEDSPTFKVAY, translated from the coding sequence ATGTCCGTACTGTCGAGGCCAGTTGAACCCGGTAAACGCCTGACCGCTGCCCAGTTCCACCAGCTGGCGGCTGTACCGGCAGAAGTCGAATGGTTCGCCAATCTGGATAATCCACGTACCCGCCGCGCGTACCGGATTGATCTGCAGGACTTCATGGGCTTTGCCGGCATCACGCGGCCAGATGAGTTCCGCATCGTTACCCGTGCGCATGTGCTGGCATGGCGCAAGGTGCTCGAGGAACGCGCGCTGTCGGGCGCGACGATCCGGCGCAAGCTCGCCGCGCTATCGTCGCTGTTCGAATACCTGTGTGAAAAGAACGCTGTCGAAACCAATCCGGTCAAAGGCGCAAAGCGGCCTAAAGTGGAGAGTGGGGAGGGAAAGACATCGGCGCTCGGCGATCATCAGGCGCGGGCTCTGCTCGACGCGCCAGATCCGGAAACGCTCAAGGGCAAACGCGACCGTGCGCTTCTGTCGGTGCTGCTCTATCACGGGTTGCGCCGCGAAGAGCTATGCCTGCTGAAGGTCCGTGATATTCAAGCCCGGCGCGGCGTGCTGCATCTGCGGATCCACGGCAAGGGTAATAAGCTGCGTTATCTGCCGCTTCACCCAGGTAGCGCAGAGCGGATCCATACTTATCTAGAAGTCGCCGGTCACGGCGATACCCCGGCCGCGCCCCTGTTCCAGCCAGTCCGGCGCAAGACCGGCGCAGGCCTGACCGCCGACGGGGTTTACAAAGTCGTCTTGAACTATGCGGCCAAGGCCCGGATCCAGCTGCAGGGATTTGGCGTGCACAGCCTTCGCGCCACCGCCGCTACCAATGCACTCGAGCATGAAGCCGACATCGCCAAGGTGCAGGAATGGCTCGGGCACGCCAATATCGCCACGACGCGAATTTACGATAGGCGCAAGGGGCGCCCGGAGGACTCGCCGACGTTCAAAGTGGCATATTGA